One genomic segment of Flavobacteriaceae bacterium includes these proteins:
- a CDS encoding tyrosine-type recombinase/integrase — MKKLILQNEPYKIFVKNFKEWLDILGYAESTVYSLPLHLQEFFYYLEQSSIKSINDISTKTVKEYYSYLQERPNQTRNGSLSKSYLNKHQQALKKFREYLKQHNYKDFNIHLKTEENPTEERINILTQLEIKELFKATEYSHNYEHYRLRDKAILVIFYSCGLRRTEAVSLDIKDIFFDKERIHVRKGKNYKERVIPVNRYNLQILEDYVFESRPQFTRTERSRSEEALFISKQGKRMGGMSLSNRLQKIIQASNNKEIVEKKITLHTLRHSIATHLLQQQVKLESIKTFLGHSSLESTQLYTHLLKTIEDDRV; from the coding sequence ATGAAAAAATTAATACTACAAAACGAACCTTATAAAATCTTTGTGAAGAACTTTAAAGAATGGTTAGACATCTTAGGTTATGCAGAAAGTACAGTGTATAGTTTACCCTTACATCTTCAGGAGTTTTTTTATTATTTAGAGCAAAGTAGTATTAAAAGTATCAATGATATTAGTACAAAGACAGTCAAAGAATATTATAGTTATTTACAAGAAAGGCCCAATCAAACAAGAAATGGAAGTTTAAGTAAAAGTTACTTAAACAAACACCAACAAGCTCTTAAGAAATTTAGAGAATATTTAAAACAACACAACTACAAAGACTTCAATATACATTTAAAAACAGAAGAGAATCCAACAGAAGAACGAATCAATATACTTACACAATTAGAAATTAAAGAACTCTTTAAAGCAACAGAGTATAGTCATAATTATGAGCATTATAGATTAAGAGATAAAGCCATCTTAGTAATCTTTTACAGTTGTGGATTACGCAGGACGGAGGCCGTCAGCCTAGATATAAAAGATATATTCTTTGATAAAGAGCGCATACACGTTAGAAAAGGAAAGAATTACAAGGAACGGGTAATACCCGTCAATAGATACAATTTACAAATCCTAGAAGACTATGTCTTTGAATCACGACCACAATTTACTCGCACTGAGCGAAGTCGAAGTGAAGAAGCACTATTTATTAGTAAACAAGGCAAGAGAATGGGCGGAATGAGTTTATCAAACCGATTGCAGAAAATTATACAAGCAAGTAATAACAAGGAGATTGTAGAAAAAAAAATTACACTACATACATTAAGGCATAGCATTGCAACACACTTATTACAACAACAAGTAAAGTTAGAGTCTATCAAAACCTTTTTAGGCCACAGTAGCTTGGAATCTACACAACTGTACACTCATTTATTAAAAACAATAGAAGATGATAGGGTATAA
- a CDS encoding IS3 family transposase (programmed frameshift) codes for MKRRKYSKEFKIKAVELSNVRGNTKQIAMELGISADLIYRWRRELEQRPDLAFSGNGVKQLTEDQKELERLRKQLKDVTMERDNLKKGREHLLQERSEVLKFIKDYSREYPVGKMCKIFKISRNSYYRSKNYVPSDRDGKNRMLLSEIHRICERSKSTYGSPRITEELKAKGFKVYRSRVARLMKKHGIKAVRKKKFVVTTDSKHQYPVADNVLDRDFKATAAAQKWVSDITYLKTAQGWLYLTVIIDLFDRKVIGWSLSNGLKARQTIIAAWRMAVNNRMPCEGMIFHSDRGVQYASHAFVNILKSYHVTPSMSRKGNCWDNAVAESFFKTIKTELMIDNKFISNKSLQIKVFEYIETWYNRYRRHSALGYKNIIEFEKLYQIKNVA; via the exons ATGAAACGAAGAAAATACAGTAAAGAGTTTAAAATTAAAGCAGTAGAATTAAGCAATGTACGAGGTAACACAAAGCAGATTGCCATGGAATTGGGAATCAGTGCAGATCTTATTTACAGATGGCGTAGAGAATTAGAACAGCGTCCTGATTTAGCTTTTAGCGGTAATGGCGTCAAACAACTCACAGAAGATCAGAAAGAGTTAGAGCGATTACGTAAACAGCTCAAGGATGTTACCATGGAGCGGGATA ATCTTAAAAAAGGCCGTGAGCATCTTCTCCAAGAGCGATCGGAAGTATTGAAATTTATCAAAGATTACAGTAGAGAATATCCGGTTGGGAAGATGTGTAAAATTTTTAAAATTAGTAGAAACAGTTATTACAGGAGTAAGAATTATGTTCCATCAGATAGAGATGGAAAAAATCGTATGCTACTCTCTGAGATTCACCGTATCTGTGAGCGAAGTAAATCTACTTATGGAAGTCCTAGAATTACAGAGGAACTCAAAGCTAAAGGGTTTAAAGTATATAGGTCTAGGGTAGCACGATTGATGAAAAAACACGGGATTAAAGCAGTTCGTAAAAAGAAATTTGTTGTCACGACAGATTCTAAGCATCAATATCCAGTAGCTGATAATGTATTGGATAGAGATTTTAAAGCTACCGCTGCTGCACAGAAATGGGTTTCTGATATTACCTATTTAAAGACTGCACAAGGATGGCTGTACTTAACGGTAATTATTGACCTGTTTGATCGTAAAGTCATTGGTTGGTCTTTGAGCAATGGACTCAAAGCAAGACAAACTATCATTGCTGCATGGAGAATGGCTGTAAACAACAGAATGCCTTGTGAAGGTATGATTTTTCATTCTGATCGAGGTGTACAATACGCATCTCATGCGTTTGTTAATATCCTTAAAAGTTATCATGTAACACCCAGTATGAGTAGAAAAGGAAACTGTTGGGATAATGCAGTAGCTGAATCTTTTTTTAAAACAATCAAAACAGAACTAATGATAGACAATAAGTTTATATCCAACAAAAGTCTTCAAATTAAAGTCTTTGAATACATAGAAACTTGGTACAACAGATACAGAAGACATTCTGCTCTTGGTTACAAAAATATCATCGAATTTGAAAAATTATATCAAATCAAAAATGTAGCTTAA
- a CDS encoding transposase, protein MKTNEIIGIDVSKLLIDVCIYSKQIVQQFENSKSGFKLMLKWSFKNSSFSKEETMFVFEHTGMYSHLLSVSLTEQKLSFFIASGLEIKRSIGIARGKDDQIDAKRIALYGYRLKEELKPSKLPKRSILQLKSLLSLRTKLNKQRAGFKVTLKEQKRIYKAKEYKIIFDVQQKMIAELTKQIHKINTQMQAIIDQNIMLKETYKLVTSVKGIGMQTAIMMIVFTDNFSKFENWRKFASYCGVAPFPYQSGTSIKGRTKVSHLANKKLKAIINMCAISAIQHNPEMKLYYHKRIKQGKSKMSTVNIIRNKLIARVFAVVKRQTPYVDTFKFAA, encoded by the coding sequence ATGAAAACAAATGAAATTATCGGAATCGATGTCAGTAAATTATTAATTGATGTTTGTATCTATTCTAAACAAATTGTTCAACAGTTTGAGAACAGTAAATCTGGATTTAAATTAATGCTAAAGTGGAGTTTTAAAAATTCGTCTTTCTCTAAAGAAGAAACCATGTTTGTATTTGAACATACAGGAATGTACTCTCATTTATTATCTGTGTCTTTAACTGAACAAAAATTATCTTTTTTCATAGCTTCTGGTTTAGAAATTAAAAGATCTATTGGTATTGCTCGTGGAAAGGATGACCAAATTGATGCCAAACGCATTGCTCTATATGGGTATCGATTAAAAGAAGAACTTAAACCCAGTAAGCTACCTAAAAGAAGTATATTACAACTAAAAAGTCTCTTATCTTTAAGGACAAAACTTAACAAACAAAGAGCTGGTTTTAAAGTTACTTTGAAAGAACAAAAAAGAATTTATAAAGCAAAAGAGTATAAAATAATCTTTGACGTTCAACAAAAAATGATTGCAGAACTAACCAAACAAATACACAAGATTAATACTCAAATGCAAGCTATTATTGACCAAAATATAATGTTAAAAGAAACCTATAAACTTGTTACTAGTGTTAAAGGTATAGGAATGCAAACTGCTATAATGATGATTGTGTTTACTGACAATTTTTCAAAATTTGAAAACTGGAGAAAGTTTGCCTCTTATTGTGGTGTTGCTCCTTTTCCTTACCAATCTGGAACTAGTATTAAAGGACGTACAAAAGTCTCTCATTTGGCTAATAAAAAATTGAAAGCAATTATTAATATGTGCGCTATTTCTGCTATACAACATAACCCAGAAATGAAATTATACTATCATAAAAGAATAAAACAAGGCAAAAGTAAAATGAGTACCGTTAACATTATTAGAAACAAATTAATAGCAAGAGTGTTTGCCGTTGTCAAACGACAAACACCCTATGTAGATACTTTTAAATTTGCTGCATAA
- a CDS encoding tyrosine-type recombinase/integrase, with translation MKQYKEYLEKENYSTTTIKSYSNQIDKFITWCKKNDTSAEVIEYENCMKYLKHLQRKYTNKRTVNHALGIVKNYLNYLVSECYRTDNPIETTTIKGVKKVVNHNLLEADELEDLYYSYQTENITDPYHRLTAKRNKMIVGLMVYQGLNTTELIHLEIEDLQLYKGKIYIKSGAKSNSRTLELKSWQVIQFLEYIKEVREEIIDKKHIVSERVFIPNNKRLGNTIYHILKKLKKTNNKVNSSNQIRASVITHWLKQYNLRQVQVMAGHRYISSTERYLQDDLESLHEVVNNFHPIQ, from the coding sequence ATGAAACAGTATAAAGAATATTTAGAGAAAGAAAATTACAGTACAACAACCATTAAAAGCTACTCAAATCAGATTGATAAATTTATCACTTGGTGCAAGAAAAATGATACATCTGCAGAAGTTATTGAGTATGAAAACTGCATGAAATATCTAAAACATTTACAAAGAAAATACACCAATAAAAGAACTGTAAATCATGCCTTAGGCATTGTAAAAAATTACTTGAATTATTTAGTAAGTGAATGTTATAGAACAGACAATCCTATAGAAACAACCACAATCAAAGGAGTTAAAAAAGTAGTGAATCACAATTTATTAGAAGCCGACGAATTAGAAGATTTGTATTATTCATATCAAACAGAAAACATCACCGATCCTTACCACAGATTAACAGCAAAAAGAAATAAAATGATTGTTGGATTGATGGTTTATCAAGGATTAAACACAACAGAACTTATACATTTAGAAATCGAAGATTTACAACTTTACAAAGGAAAGATTTATATAAAAAGTGGCGCAAAAAGTAACAGCAGAACTTTAGAATTAAAATCGTGGCAAGTCATCCAATTTTTAGAATATATAAAAGAAGTCCGAGAAGAAATCATTGATAAAAAACACATTGTTAGCGAAAGAGTTTTTATACCAAACAACAAACGATTAGGAAATACAATCTATCACATTTTAAAGAAGTTAAAGAAGACAAACAACAAAGTAAATAGTTCAAATCAAATACGAGCTTCTGTGATTACCCATTGGTTAAAACAATACAATCTAAGACAAGTGCAAGTCATGGCAGGACATCGTTATATATCTTCTACAGAACGGTATCTACAGGATGATTTAGAATCTTTACACGAAGTTGTAAATAACTTTCATCCCATACAATAA
- a CDS encoding tyrosine-type recombinase/integrase, which yields MIGYKEYLKKENYRTTTIDSYTNEVKKFNSWCKRNHTTPEQIDYKTCMKYIKHLQRKNTNKKTVNHKLGIIKSYLNYLIAVALRPDNPIETTTIKGIKRTVNYNILESDELEDLYYSYQSDNVADKYHRLCAKRNKVIVGLLVYQGLNTTELIQLELEDLQLYKGKVYIKSGARSNSRTLELKPWQVIEFLEYIKEVREEIIDRKQLQTDRIFIPSNKRLGNTIQFILKKLKKINHKVNSSNQIRASVITNWLKQYNLREVQVMAGHRYISSTERYVQNDLESLHEIVNNFHPIQ from the coding sequence ATGATAGGGTATAAAGAATATTTAAAGAAAGAGAATTATAGAACAACAACAATAGATAGTTATACAAACGAGGTAAAGAAATTTAATTCTTGGTGCAAGAGAAATCATACAACTCCAGAGCAAATAGATTACAAAACTTGTATGAAATATATTAAACACTTACAAAGAAAGAATACTAATAAAAAGACGGTAAATCATAAACTTGGAATCATAAAGAGCTATCTAAACTATTTAATAGCTGTCGCCTTGCGGCCAGATAACCCGATAGAAACTACCACCATTAAAGGCATCAAAAGAACAGTCAATTACAACATCTTAGAATCTGATGAATTGGAAGATTTATATTATAGTTATCAAAGCGACAATGTCGCAGATAAGTACCACAGACTGTGTGCAAAGAGGAATAAAGTAATCGTTGGTTTACTAGTCTATCAAGGATTAAATACAACAGAACTCATACAATTAGAACTCGAAGATTTACAACTTTATAAAGGCAAAGTTTATATAAAAAGTGGAGCAAGAAGTAACTCAAGAACATTAGAATTAAAACCCTGGCAAGTCATAGAATTTTTAGAATATATAAAAGAAGTTAGAGAAGAAATTATAGATAGAAAACAACTACAAACTGATAGAATCTTTATTCCAAGTAACAAACGCTTGGGAAATACAATCCAGTTTATTTTAAAGAAGTTAAAAAAGATAAATCATAAAGTAAATAGTTCCAATCAAATAAGAGCAAGTGTAATTACAAACTGGTTAAAACAATATAATTTAAGAGAAGTTCAAGTGATGGCAGGGCATCGTTATATATCTTCTACAGAACGTTATGTACAAAACGATTTAGAATCTTTACATGAAATTGTAAATAACTTCCATCCAATACAATAA
- a CDS encoding helix-turn-helix domain-containing protein yields MNSNLTDFIQNLKHYRTQKQLTQKQLATHLRIGLGNIARYERGEVVPKLDVAIALAQKLEVSLDILCGLYKQNDTELNELLQKAQNLPTEDRTLLKAIIKKFV; encoded by the coding sequence ATGAACTCAAATCTTACTGATTTTATCCAAAATCTAAAGCATTATAGAACTCAAAAACAGCTCACTCAAAAGCAATTGGCTACTCATTTAAGGATAGGGCTAGGTAATATTGCACGTTATGAAAGAGGAGAAGTAGTACCAAAGCTTGATGTAGCGATTGCATTGGCTCAAAAATTAGAGGTAAGCCTAGACATTCTTTGCGGACTTTACAAGCAAAATGATACCGAACTCAATGAGCTTTTACAAAAAGCACAGAACTTACCCACAGAGGATAGAACCCTGCTAAAAGCCATTATTAAAAAGTTTGTATAA
- a CDS encoding transposase, with protein sequence MSRNYKFYNKSGLYFVSFATINWIDVFTRQVYFDVLADSINYCRKEKGMELYCYCFMPSHVHFIFRSSNSEPSELLRDFKRHTSKKTIEAIENNPQESRKEWLLWMFKRAGKKQGNISKYQFWQHHNKPVELWSEKVIKQKIDYIHNNPVESGFVTNSIDWKYSSARNYADDTTILEIDSTGFFE encoded by the coding sequence ATGAGTAGAAATTATAAATTTTATAATAAGAGTGGTTTATATTTTGTGAGTTTTGCAACAATCAATTGGATAGATGTTTTTACACGACAAGTCTATTTTGATGTATTAGCAGACAGTATAAATTATTGTAGAAAGGAAAAAGGAATGGAGTTGTATTGTTATTGTTTTATGCCAAGTCATGTACATTTTATTTTTCGTTCATCAAATAGCGAACCTTCAGAATTATTAAGAGATTTTAAACGACATACTTCAAAGAAAACTATAGAAGCTATAGAAAACAATCCACAAGAAAGTAGAAAAGAATGGTTATTATGGATGTTTAAAAGAGCAGGAAAGAAACAGGGAAATATCTCTAAATATCAGTTTTGGCAACATCATAATAAACCTGTAGAGTTATGGAGTGAAAAAGTTATCAAACAGAAAATAGATTATATACATAACAATCCTGTAGAGAGTGGTTTTGTAACAAATTCTATTGATTGGAAATACTCAAGTGCTAGGAATTATGCAGATGATACTACTATTTTAGAAATAGATAGTACAGGATTTTTTGAATAG
- a CDS encoding GLPGLI family protein: MKNIITIFLLFNLNFLIGQVTKVEYYTFTKNTIDTTGIKTYLLFDKHKSLFVWKSTTQKTKKLKEVSNEKGNEIKIKKIFLDTIGTRVFNNYLDNKFILREPFLEENFKVIDGKSVINWKLTNEKKFIGSVKCQKAEGYYRGRNYIVWFTEEYPVPTGPWKLNGLPGLILEAHDEKHEVNFIFKKLYKCQNCIDKINIEIGTDTISIKEFVTKKDNFYNKMIKETLSKLPRGTKIIESSFKKRKGIETEFEWEEETKKD, encoded by the coding sequence ATGAAAAATATAATTACAATATTTTTATTATTTAATTTAAACTTTTTGATAGGTCAAGTAACTAAAGTGGAATATTATACTTTTACAAAAAACACAATAGATACAACAGGAATAAAAACTTATCTTTTATTTGACAAACATAAGTCATTATTTGTATGGAAATCTACGACTCAAAAAACTAAAAAATTAAAGGAAGTTTCAAATGAAAAAGGGAATGAAATAAAAATTAAAAAAATATTTCTCGACACTATTGGCACAAGAGTATTTAATAATTATTTAGATAATAAATTTATTCTCAGAGAGCCTTTTTTAGAAGAAAACTTTAAAGTAATAGATGGTAAGTCAGTTATTAACTGGAAACTAACTAATGAAAAAAAGTTTATTGGAAGTGTAAAATGCCAAAAAGCAGAGGGATACTATAGAGGAAGGAATTACATAGTATGGTTTACTGAGGAATACCCAGTACCAACAGGGCCATGGAAATTAAATGGTTTACCAGGTTTAATTTTAGAGGCACATGACGAAAAACATGAAGTTAACTTTATTTTTAAAAAACTATATAAATGTCAAAATTGTATTGATAAAATAAATATTGAAATAGGAACTGATACTATTTCGATAAAGGAATTTGTTACAAAAAAAGATAATTTTTATAATAAGATGATAAAAGAAACTTTATCAAAACTTCCAAGGGGTACAAAAATTATTGAATCTTCATTCAAAAAAAGAAAGGGGATAGAAACAGAATTTGAATGGGAAGAAGAAACAAAAAAAGATTAA
- a CDS encoding helix-turn-helix domain-containing protein, translating to MNLILSDFIQNLKHYRTKKELTQKQLANHLRIGHGNIARYERGEVVPKLDVVLAIAKKLEVSLDALCGLDKEKDTELTLLIQKSQKLALKDKELLKQLIVKFVNFN from the coding sequence ATGAACTTAATTTTATCTGATTTTATCCAAAACCTAAAGCATTATAGAACTAAAAAAGAGCTTACTCAAAAACAATTGGCTAACCATTTAAGGATAGGTCATGGAAATATTGCACGGTATGAACGTGGTGAAGTGGTACCAAAACTAGATGTAGTATTGGCGATTGCTAAAAAACTAGAAGTCTCTTTAGATGCCTTATGTGGACTTGATAAAGAAAAGGATACTGAACTAACTCTTTTAATACAAAAGTCTCAGAAACTTGCTTTAAAAGACAAAGAACTACTAAAACAACTTATTGTAAAATTTGTGAACTTCAACTAA
- a CDS encoding tyrosine-type recombinase/integrase: MKKLKLYNESYKIFVTNYKEWLDILGYAESTVYYLPNHLQEFFYYLEQNHIRNISYITTQTVKDYYNYLQQRVNERRSGGLSKSYLNKHQQALKKFREYLQNHNHKGINIHLKSERNPTEEKTNILTQSEIKALFNATKYSHQYDHYRLRDKVILVIFYSCGLRRNEAVHLDISDIFFDKERILIRKGKNYKERFVPINRKNAEILEDYMYESRDLFNPKNTESLFVSKQGKRMGGMSLANRLQKIVQASNNKEIVEKRITLHTLRHSIATHLLQQEVKLESIKTFLGHSSLESTQIYVHLLKMIKDETV, from the coding sequence ATGAAAAAATTAAAGCTATACAATGAGAGTTATAAAATATTTGTTACCAATTATAAAGAGTGGTTAGATATCTTAGGCTATGCAGAAAGTACAGTCTATTACTTGCCAAATCATCTACAAGAATTTTTCTATTACCTAGAACAAAATCATATTAGAAATATTAGTTACATCACAACCCAAACTGTAAAAGATTATTACAATTATTTACAGCAAAGAGTTAATGAAAGAAGAAGCGGAGGATTGAGTAAAAGCTATCTAAACAAACACCAACAAGCCTTAAAGAAGTTTAGAGAATATCTACAAAATCACAATCATAAAGGAATTAATATACATCTAAAATCAGAGAGAAACCCCACAGAAGAAAAGACAAATATATTAACGCAATCAGAAATCAAGGCATTATTCAATGCTACTAAGTATAGCCACCAGTACGACCATTATCGGTTAAGAGATAAAGTAATTCTTGTGATATTTTACAGTTGTGGATTACGTCGAAATGAAGCTGTTCATTTAGATATTAGCGATATTTTTTTTGATAAAGAAAGAATACTAATAAGAAAAGGAAAGAATTATAAAGAACGTTTTGTACCCATCAATCGAAAGAATGCAGAAATACTGGAAGACTATATGTATGAATCCAGAGATTTATTTAACCCAAAGAACACCGAAAGCTTATTTGTCAGTAAGCAAGGCAAAAGAATGGGCGGAATGAGTTTAGCGAACCGGTTACAGAAGATTGTACAAGCAAGTAATAACAAAGAGATTGTAGAAAAAAGAATTACACTTCACACATTAAGACATAGCATTGCAACCCATTTATTACAACAAGAAGTAAAACTAGAAAGCATCAAAACCTTTTTAGGCCACAGTTCTTTAGAATCCACACAGATTTATGTTCATTTATTAAAAATGATAAAAGATGAAACAGTATAA
- a CDS encoding helix-turn-helix domain-containing protein, translating to MNFHQRLKKLRTQKSLSKSDLANKIGVHYSQIGRYEDKGSMPSADVMTKLANSLEVTSDFLMNGNTDEFAENSLTDKELLNLFKTIEKLPREDKSVVKIFLDAFITKKQIQQIVA from the coding sequence ATGAATTTTCATCAGAGATTAAAAAAATTACGCACTCAAAAAAGCCTTTCTAAAAGCGATTTAGCTAACAAAATTGGTGTACACTATTCGCAAATTGGACGTTATGAAGATAAAGGATCTATGCCTTCTGCTGATGTAATGACTAAATTGGCTAACTCTTTGGAGGTTACATCTGATTTTTTGATGAACGGTAATACCGATGAATTTGCAGAAAATTCTCTAACAGATAAAGAGCTTTTAAATCTTTTTAAAACCATTGAAAAATTACCTAGAGAAGATAAATCTGTAGTAAAAATATTCTTGGATGCCTTTATTACCAAAAAACAAATTCAACAAATCGTAGCTTAA